The Macaca fascicularis isolate 582-1 chromosome 12, T2T-MFA8v1.1 genome has a segment encoding these proteins:
- the LOC102139639 gene encoding C-X-C chemokine receptor type 2, with translation MKSPASWSGFKFTSKTEDINMQSFNFEDFWENEDFSNYSYSSDLPPSLPDVAPCRPESLEINKYFVVIIYALVFLLSLLGNSLVMLVILHSRVGRSITDVYLLNLAMADLLFALTLPIWAAAKVNGWIFGTFLCKVVSLLKEVNFYSGILLLACISVDRYLAIVHATRTLTQKRYLVKFVCLSIWSLSLLLALPVLLFRRTVYLTYISPVCYEDMGNNTAKWRMVLRILPQTFGFILPLLIMLFCYGFTLRTLFKAHMGQKHRAMRVIFAVVLIFLLCWLPYHLVLLADTLMRTRLINETCQRRNNIDQALDATEILGILHSCLNPLIYAFIGQKFRHGLLKILATHGLISKDSLPKDSRPSFVGSSSGHTSTTL, from the coding sequence GTCAGGATTTAAGTTTACCTCAAAAACAGAAGATATTAACATGCAGAGTTTCAACTTTGAAGATTTCTGGGAAAATGAAGATTTTAGTAATTACAGTTACAGCTCTGACCTGCCCCCTTCTCTACCAGATGTCGCCCCATGTCGACCAGAATCCCTGGAAATCAACAAGTATTTTGTGGTCATTATCTATGCCCTGGTATTCCTGCTGAGCTTGCTGGGAAACTCCCTCGTGATGCTGGTCATCTTACACAGCAGGGTCGGCCGCTCCATCACTGATGTCTACCTACTGAACCTGGCCATGGCCGACCTACTGTTTGCCCTGACCTTGCCCATCTGGGCTGCTGCCAAGGTGAATGGCTGGATTTTTGGCACATTCCTGTGCAAGGTGGTCTCACTCCTGAAGGAAGTCAACTTCTACAGTGGCATCCTGCTACTGGCCTGCATCAGTGTGGACCGTTACCTGGCCATTGTCCATGCCACACGCACACTGACCCAGAAGCGCTACTTGGTCAAGTTCGTATGTCTCAGCATCTGGAGTCTATCCTTGCTCCTGGCCCTGCCTGTCTTACTTTTCCGAAGGACTGTCTACCTGACCTATATTAGCCCAGTCTGCTATGAGGACATGGGCAACAATACAGCAAAATGGCGGATGGTGTTGCGGATCCTGCCCCAGACCTTTGGCTTCATCTTGCCGCTGCTGATCATGCTGTTCTGCTATGGATTCACCCTGCGCACGCTGTTTAAGGCCCACATGGGGCAGAAGCACCGGGCCATGCGGGTCATCTTTGCTGTCGTCCTCATCTTCCTACTCTGCTGGCTGCCTTACCACCTGGTCCTGCTGGCAGACACCCTCATGAGGACCCGGTTGATCAACGAGACCTGTCAGCGCCGCAACAACATCGACCAGGCCCTGGATGCCACCGAGATTCTGGGCATCCTTCACAGCTGCCTCAACCCCCTCATCTACGCCTTCATTGGCCAGAAGTTTCGCCATGGACTCCTCAAGATTCTAGCCACACATGGCTTGATCAGCAAGGACTCCCTGCCCAAAGACAGCAGGCCTTCCTTTGTTGGCTCTTCTTCAGGGCACACTTCCACTACTCTCTGA
- the CXCR1 gene encoding C-X-C chemokine receptor type 1, with protein sequence MSNATDPQMWDDDYDLNFTGMPPTDEDYSPCRLETQSLNKYVVIVTYALVFLLSLLGNSLVMLVILHSRVGRSVTDVYLLNLAMADLLFALTLPIWAASKVNGWIFGTLLCKVVSLLKEVNFYSGILLLACISVDRYLAIVHATRTLIQKRHSVKFVCLSCWGLSVILSLPFFLFRQAYHPNNATPVCYEVLGNDTAKWRMVLRILPHTFGFTLPLLIMLFCYGFTLHTLFKAHIGQKHRAMRVIFAVVLIFLLCWLPYNLVLLADTLMRTHLIKESCERRNDIGRALDATEILGFLHSCLNPIIYAFIGQNFRHGFLKILATHGLVSKEFLARHHVTSYTSSSVNVSSNL encoded by the coding sequence ATGTCGAATGCTACAGATCCACAGATGTGGGATGATGACTATGATCTAAATTTCACTGGCATGCCACCTACGGATGAAGATTATAGCCCCTGTAGGCTAGAGACTCAGTCACTCAACAAGTATGTTGTGATTGTCACCTATGCCCTAGTGTTCCTGCTGAGCCTGCTGGGAAATTCTCTCGTGATGCTGGTCATCTTACACAGCAGGGTCGGCCGCTCCGTCACTGATGTCTACCTGCTGAACCTGGCCATGGCCGACCTACTCTTTGCCCTGACCTTGCCCATCTGGGCCGCCTCCAAGGTGAATGGCTGGATTTTTGGCACACTCCTGTGCAAGGTGGTCTCACTCCTGAAGGAAGTCAACTTCTACAGTGGCATCCTGCTACTGGCCTGCATCAGTGTGGACCGTTACCTGGCCATTGTCCATGCCACACGCACACTGATCCAGAAGCGTCACTCAGTCAAATTTGTTTGTCTCAGCTGCTGGGGACTGTCTGTGATTCTGTCCCTGCCCTTCTTCCTTTTCCGCCAGGCTTATCATCCAAACAACGCCACTCCAGTTTGCTATGAGGTCCTGGGAAATGACACAGCAAAATGGCGGATGGTGTTGCGGATCCTGCCTCACACCTTTGGCTTCACCTTGCCGCTGCTGATCATGCTGTTCTGCTATGGATTCACCCTGCATACGCTGTTTAAGGCCCACATAGGGCAGAAGCACCGGGCCATGAGGGTCATCTTTGCTGTCGTCCTCATCTTCCTGCTCTGCTGGCTGCCTTACAACTTGGTCCTGCTTGCAGACACCCTCATGAGGACCCACCTGATCAAGGAGAGCTGTGAGCGCCGCAATGACATTGGCCGGGCCCTGGATGCCACCGAGATTCTGGGATTTCTTCATAGTTGCCTCAACCCCATCATCTACGCCTTCATCGGTCAAAATTTTCGCCATGGATTCCTCAAGATCCTGGCCACACATGGCCTGGTCAGCAAGGAATTCTTGGCACGTCATCATGTTACCTCCTACACTTCTTCCTCTGTCAATGTCTCTTCCAACCTCTGA